Proteins from a single region of Lysinibacillus sp. JNUCC-52:
- a CDS encoding GNAT family N-acetyltransferase, whose protein sequence is MIRFMEEKDLSEVLVIYNDIILTSKAVYRYEIQSLEEKKQWFVEQKAAGNPLLVFVENGVIAGFANYSQFRPYPGYKYTMEHSVYVHKDHYKKGIATKLMDRLIEIAQEQGIKTLVAGIDGENIGSIKAHEKLGFEYAGTIKNAGYKFDEWLDLVFYQLQLRGPEK, encoded by the coding sequence ATGATTCGATTTATGGAAGAAAAAGATTTATCGGAAGTTTTAGTTATTTACAACGACATTATATTAACGAGTAAAGCAGTATATAGATATGAAATACAATCATTAGAGGAAAAGAAACAATGGTTTGTAGAGCAAAAGGCAGCTGGAAATCCGTTGTTAGTTTTTGTGGAAAATGGCGTAATTGCAGGTTTTGCAAATTACAGTCAGTTCCGTCCTTATCCAGGTTATAAGTATACAATGGAACACTCAGTATATGTGCACAAGGATCATTATAAAAAGGGCATTGCAACGAAGTTAATGGATCGATTGATTGAGATTGCACAGGAGCAAGGGATTAAAACATTAGTTGCGGGTATTGATGGTGAAAATATTGGAAGTATTAAAGCACATGAAAAGCTAGGATTTGAATATGCAGGAACAATAAAAAATGCAGGCTATAAATTTGATGAGTGGCTTGATTTAGTATTCTACCAACTGCAATTACGTGGACCTGAAAAGTAA
- the metH gene encoding methionine synthase: MAKHLIEEQLEKRILILDGAMGTMLQNENLSAEDFGGEELDGCNENLVLTRPDVLEKVHRKYLEAGADIICTNTFGGTPLVLNEYNLGSKAEEINKRAVEIARKVVDEFSTPEWPRFVAGAMGPTTKTLSVTGGITFDELEENFYVQAKALIEAGSDVLLLETSQDMLNVKAGTLGVSRAFEDTGKELPVMISGTIEPMGTTLAGQTIDAFYISIEHIKPLSVGLNCATGPEFMTDHIRSLAELSTGYISCYPNAGLPDEEGCYHESPESLSQKLKGFAEKGWLNIVGGCCGTTPAHIAALREVLKDEKPRQLPESTHGHVVSGIEPLVYDDSMRPLFIGERTNVIGSRKFKNLIIDEKYEEAAEIARAQVKNGAHVIDICLANPDRDELADMRGFMQEVVKKVKVPLVIDSTDEKVIEEALKFSQGKAIINSINLEDGEERFDAVMPLVKKYGGSLVVGTIDEQGMAVDRHRKLEIAERSYQLLTEKWGLAPEDIIFDPLMFPVGTGDEQYIGSALETIEGIRLIKEKMPRTLTVLGVSNISFGLPPVGREVLNAVYLYHCTQAGLDYAIVNTEKLERYASIPEEEIKLANDLLFNTNDETLAVFTDFYRDKKKEKTEADIPKTVEGRLAYYILEGTKEGLIEDLDAAREIFDAPLDIINGPLMEGMAEVGRLFNDNQLIVAEVLQSAGVMKAAVAHLEQFMEKNEDSSGKGKMVLATVKGDVHDIGKNLVDIILSNNGYKVVDLGIKVTPSQLIEAIRKEKPDFIGLSGLLVKSAQQMVITAQDFKAAGINVPILVGGAALSRRFTETKIANEYEGPVIYSKDAMQGLEQVNLLMGTETRENFLAEIADSRQKRLEADEKRAARPAKEITVKPVRTVKDAPVFLPADVRRHVKKDYSVSHLYPYVNMRTLIGHHLGLKGQVQQLLDAGDARATELKQLVDEYLQSDLLKPSGLYQFFPAQADGDDVVVYDPADSKTEIERFTFPRQQVEPFMCLADFLKTVDSGEMDYIALMVVTAGQGVMATARQLKEEGKFLESHALQSTALELAEGFAERMHQEIRDQWGFPDNTDFTMRDRFAAKYQGQRFSFGYPACPNLEDQEKLFGLLKPEDIGVHLTEGFMMEPEASVSAIVFAHPDARYFNV; encoded by the coding sequence ATGGCTAAGCACTTGATTGAAGAGCAACTAGAGAAACGAATATTAATTCTTGATGGCGCAATGGGTACAATGCTTCAAAATGAAAACTTATCAGCAGAAGATTTTGGTGGCGAGGAGCTTGATGGATGTAACGAGAACCTTGTTTTAACGAGACCTGATGTGCTTGAAAAGGTTCACCGAAAATATTTAGAGGCTGGTGCGGATATTATTTGTACAAATACGTTTGGAGGTACGCCTCTTGTATTAAATGAATATAATCTTGGCTCTAAGGCGGAAGAAATTAATAAACGTGCGGTGGAAATTGCGCGCAAAGTAGTAGATGAGTTTTCTACTCCAGAATGGCCTCGCTTTGTAGCGGGGGCGATGGGGCCAACGACGAAAACATTATCAGTAACTGGCGGTATTACCTTTGATGAACTGGAAGAAAACTTTTATGTACAGGCAAAGGCGTTAATCGAAGCGGGTTCGGACGTACTGCTTCTTGAAACGAGTCAAGATATGCTCAATGTAAAAGCGGGGACGCTCGGGGTATCACGTGCATTTGAAGACACTGGGAAAGAACTACCTGTTATGATTTCTGGTACGATTGAGCCTATGGGCACAACGCTAGCGGGGCAAACGATTGATGCCTTTTACATATCAATTGAGCATATTAAGCCGTTATCTGTCGGCTTAAACTGTGCGACTGGTCCAGAATTTATGACAGATCATATTCGTTCGTTAGCAGAGCTTTCTACAGGCTATATTAGCTGTTATCCAAATGCTGGTTTGCCAGACGAGGAAGGATGCTATCATGAATCGCCAGAATCATTATCTCAAAAATTAAAAGGTTTTGCTGAAAAAGGCTGGCTAAATATTGTCGGGGGTTGTTGCGGAACAACGCCAGCGCATATTGCAGCCCTTCGAGAAGTGTTAAAGGATGAAAAGCCTCGTCAATTACCAGAAAGCACACATGGTCATGTGGTATCTGGTATTGAACCTTTAGTATATGATGATTCGATGCGACCACTATTTATTGGTGAGCGGACGAATGTAATTGGCTCTCGAAAATTTAAAAATTTAATCATTGACGAGAAATATGAGGAAGCTGCAGAAATCGCACGTGCACAAGTGAAAAACGGGGCACATGTTATTGATATTTGCTTAGCGAACCCAGACCGTGATGAATTAGCTGATATGCGTGGTTTTATGCAGGAAGTTGTAAAAAAAGTAAAAGTACCACTTGTAATTGACTCTACAGATGAGAAAGTAATTGAGGAAGCGCTGAAATTCTCACAAGGGAAAGCGATTATTAACTCTATTAATTTGGAGGATGGAGAAGAACGTTTTGACGCAGTTATGCCATTAGTGAAAAAATATGGTGGCTCTTTAGTTGTCGGTACAATTGATGAACAAGGGATGGCAGTAGATCGCCATCGTAAACTAGAAATTGCCGAGCGTTCTTATCAATTATTAACAGAGAAATGGGGCTTAGCACCAGAGGATATTATTTTTGATCCGCTTATGTTCCCAGTTGGTACAGGTGATGAACAATATATAGGCTCAGCACTCGAAACAATCGAGGGTATTCGTCTTATTAAAGAAAAAATGCCTCGCACGTTAACGGTTCTCGGTGTAAGTAATATTTCCTTCGGCTTACCACCAGTTGGGCGTGAAGTATTGAATGCCGTCTATTTATATCACTGTACACAGGCGGGCTTAGATTATGCGATTGTTAACACGGAGAAGTTAGAGCGTTATGCATCGATTCCTGAAGAGGAAATTAAGCTTGCAAATGACCTATTATTCAATACAAATGATGAAACATTAGCGGTATTCACTGATTTTTATCGTGATAAAAAGAAAGAGAAAACTGAAGCAGATATTCCAAAAACAGTGGAAGGACGCTTAGCTTATTATATTTTAGAAGGTACTAAAGAAGGGCTTATTGAGGATCTTGATGCTGCCCGTGAAATTTTTGACGCACCGCTTGATATTATTAATGGACCATTGATGGAAGGGATGGCTGAGGTTGGCCGCTTATTCAATGATAATCAGCTTATCGTAGCGGAAGTATTACAATCTGCAGGGGTCATGAAGGCAGCTGTAGCGCATCTTGAGCAATTTATGGAGAAAAATGAGGACAGCTCAGGTAAAGGTAAAATGGTGCTTGCCACTGTAAAAGGTGATGTGCATGATATTGGTAAAAACCTCGTAGATATTATTTTAAGTAATAACGGATATAAAGTTGTTGATTTAGGCATTAAAGTAACGCCATCTCAGTTAATTGAGGCTATTCGTAAAGAAAAGCCTGACTTTATCGGTTTATCGGGTTTGCTTGTTAAATCTGCTCAGCAAATGGTTATCACTGCGCAAGACTTTAAAGCAGCAGGAATTAATGTGCCTATATTAGTAGGAGGCGCAGCATTATCTCGTCGCTTTACTGAAACGAAAATTGCAAACGAATATGAAGGACCTGTTATTTACTCAAAAGATGCGATGCAAGGTCTAGAGCAAGTGAATCTTTTAATGGGTACAGAGACTAGAGAGAACTTTTTAGCGGAAATCGCTGACTCGCGTCAAAAACGATTAGAGGCAGACGAGAAACGAGCAGCACGTCCAGCGAAAGAAATCACTGTGAAGCCTGTACGGACAGTAAAAGATGCGCCAGTCTTTCTGCCTGCGGATGTTCGTCGTCATGTCAAAAAGGATTATTCGGTGTCGCATTTATATCCATACGTGAATATGCGAACATTGATTGGTCACCACCTAGGATTAAAAGGGCAGGTGCAGCAATTACTTGATGCGGGAGACGCACGTGCAACAGAACTAAAACAATTAGTTGACGAATATTTACAAAGTGATTTATTGAAACCTTCAGGCTTGTATCAGTTTTTCCCAGCGCAAGCAGATGGAGATGATGTAGTCGTATATGATCCAGCAGATAGTAAAACGGAAATTGAGCGTTTTACATTCCCTCGTCAGCAAGTGGAACCGTTTATGTGTTTAGCGGACTTCTTGAAAACAGTAGATAGCGGAGAGATGGATTATATTGCACTGATGGTTGTAACTGCTGGACAAGGTGTGATGGCGACAGCTCGTCAGTTAAAAGAGGAGGGGAAATTCCTTGAAAGTCATGCCCTTCAATCAACAGCTCTTGAGCTTGCCGAAGGCTTTGCGGAGCGTATGCATCAAGAAATTCGTGATCAATGGGGCTTCCCTGATAACACAGATTTCACAATGCGCGACAGATTTGCAGCCAAATACCAAGGGCAACGTTTCTCATTTGGCTATCCTGCCTGCCCGAACTTAGAAGATCAAGAGAAATTATTTGGCTTATTAAAACCTGAAGATATTGGTGTGCATTTAACAGAAGGCTTTATGATGGAACCAGAAGCGTCCGTATCTGCAATTGTTTTTGCACATCCAGATGCAAGATATTTTAATGTGTAA
- a CDS encoding bifunctional homocysteine S-methyltransferase/methylenetetrahydrofolate reductase: MGLLEKLKTHVLTADGAIGTVLYGYGLEYCHEEMNVQKPELIEKIHREYIAAGADVIQTNTYGANAIKLARYGLESRVQQFNEAAITIAKRAAADGGQFVLGTIGGIRGIRKSDATLEEILTTVEEQANVLLAGNPDGLLLETYYDFEELSATLKMLRAKTKLPIIAQVSMHEPGVLQNGMALNYALHELEMLGADVVGVNCRLGPHHTIQAFEGVELPEKAFMSAYPNASLLDLEDGRVVYESEADYFGRAAVALVDQGVRLIGGCCGTTPKHIAAAKKYLEELTPIEEKLAKPEKVEIVREAEPATYEPLLEKVKRERSVIVELDTPRHLEIDGFIQGAKKLYEAGADVVMMADNSLASPRISNVAMGALLKETHGVRPLTHITCRDRNLIGLQSHLMGLNALGIHDILAVTGDPTKVGDFPGATSVYDVSSMELIQLIKQLNEGISFSGKPLRKKANFSVAAAFNPNVRVLDRAVARLEKKIEHGADYFISQPVYTKEKIIEIYEATKHLDAPIYIGIMPVTSYKSAEFLHHEVPGIKLSDDALSRMKACGEDKERSTLEGIAIAKELVEVAAEYFNGIYLITPFLRYDMTLELMKFIEQLDEQKKGVSIDG; this comes from the coding sequence ATGGGATTGCTAGAAAAGTTAAAAACACATGTGTTAACTGCAGATGGTGCTATTGGTACTGTTTTATATGGCTACGGCTTGGAGTACTGCCATGAAGAAATGAATGTACAGAAACCAGAATTAATTGAAAAAATTCATAGAGAATATATTGCTGCTGGTGCAGATGTAATTCAAACAAATACTTATGGGGCTAATGCTATTAAATTAGCACGCTACGGCTTAGAATCGCGAGTGCAGCAGTTTAATGAAGCAGCGATCACGATTGCTAAACGTGCTGCAGCAGATGGTGGACAATTTGTGTTAGGCACAATTGGGGGTATCCGCGGTATTCGTAAAAGTGATGCTACGTTAGAGGAAATTTTAACGACAGTTGAAGAGCAAGCTAATGTGTTACTTGCAGGCAATCCAGACGGCCTTTTACTTGAAACGTATTATGATTTCGAAGAGTTAAGCGCAACGTTGAAAATGTTACGTGCCAAAACAAAGCTACCAATTATTGCGCAGGTGTCAATGCATGAACCTGGCGTGTTACAAAATGGAATGGCATTAAATTATGCATTGCACGAGCTTGAGATGCTTGGTGCAGATGTAGTTGGCGTAAATTGCCGTTTAGGTCCGCATCATACCATTCAAGCATTCGAAGGTGTTGAACTTCCTGAAAAAGCATTTATGTCTGCCTATCCAAATGCATCATTGCTAGATTTAGAGGATGGGCGTGTCGTATATGAATCAGAAGCAGATTATTTTGGTCGAGCAGCGGTTGCACTAGTTGACCAAGGTGTTCGTTTAATAGGTGGCTGCTGTGGCACAACACCAAAGCACATTGCGGCAGCGAAAAAATATTTAGAAGAGTTAACACCTATTGAAGAAAAGTTAGCTAAGCCAGAAAAAGTGGAGATTGTACGAGAAGCAGAGCCTGCAACATATGAGCCGTTACTTGAAAAGGTGAAACGTGAGCGCTCAGTTATCGTGGAGTTAGATACACCAAGGCATTTAGAGATTGATGGCTTTATTCAAGGGGCGAAAAAATTATATGAAGCAGGCGCTGATGTAGTGATGATGGCAGATAACTCACTTGCATCGCCACGCATTAGTAATGTGGCAATGGGTGCGTTATTAAAGGAAACACATGGTGTTCGACCATTAACGCATATAACGTGTCGTGACCGTAATTTAATTGGATTACAGTCGCATTTGATGGGCTTAAATGCACTTGGTATTCATGATATTTTAGCAGTTACTGGAGATCCGACTAAGGTAGGCGACTTCCCTGGTGCAACAAGTGTTTATGATGTATCTTCTATGGAGCTAATCCAACTGATTAAACAGTTGAATGAAGGTATTTCATTTTCTGGAAAGCCACTTCGTAAAAAAGCAAACTTTTCTGTAGCGGCAGCATTTAATCCGAATGTCCGTGTGTTAGATCGAGCGGTAGCCCGTCTAGAGAAAAAAATTGAACATGGCGCCGATTACTTTATTTCTCAACCTGTTTATACGAAAGAGAAAATTATTGAAATTTATGAGGCGACGAAGCATTTAGATGCACCAATTTATATTGGGATTATGCCAGTAACAAGCTATAAGAGCGCTGAATTTTTACACCATGAAGTACCAGGTATTAAACTATCGGACGATGCACTGTCACGTATGAAGGCATGTGGTGAAGATAAAGAACGTTCAACATTAGAAGGGATTGCAATTGCTAAAGAGTTAGTGGAAGTAGCTGCAGAGTATTTCAATGGTATTTACTTAATTACACCGTTTTTACGCTATGATATGACGCTAGAGTTAATGAAATTTATAGAGCAATTGGATGAACAGAAAAAAGGGGTAAGTATAGATGGCTAA
- a CDS encoding SEL1-like repeat protein yields the protein MYGQFLAKQNKERTESLQQLTQIQNTWFAQNLSLLILDEVQLTTLQKMLYQVIQGLLRKKQQRHLQIVHPEQTQTVQDNVLTLLAEYDDLLREAIPLPIYILIWQITSLEKLAYTTEVVDDVLDILEWYVIHQDEAVELLDEEDLDHEEIIDLYKAAIEEQDADAQFELGEYYSTNDDTPFQPEKSIKWFEVAVKQGNANAQYALGNYYFEGIGVEENYDRAFQLYEAAAKQGHADAANNLADMYFNGESVAENMALAKKWFDVAALQGVAEAMFTLGIMHEQGLGMAIDEQQAFNFYKKAAEAGYVEAEYRLGGIYLEGHLGQTRDVNRGLYWFERAAEQYHVDAFYDLGFIWSKGLTGIRNIEKGIHWFKQAALQGDPEAKLQLGHIYNKGEGIPRNVKEAKKWYGLAAEAGIEEASQLLEELDDL from the coding sequence ATGTATGGGCAATTTTTAGCAAAGCAAAATAAGGAACGAACGGAGTCCTTACAACAGCTAACACAAATACAGAATACGTGGTTTGCACAAAATTTATCTTTACTCATTTTGGATGAAGTACAACTGACGACCTTGCAAAAAATGCTGTATCAAGTTATTCAAGGATTGTTAAGAAAAAAACAACAACGCCATTTGCAAATTGTACATCCAGAGCAAACACAAACAGTACAAGATAATGTTTTAACACTGTTGGCAGAATACGATGATTTATTGCGTGAAGCGATACCACTCCCAATTTATATTTTAATTTGGCAAATTACTTCGTTAGAGAAGTTAGCTTATACAACTGAAGTTGTGGATGATGTGCTTGATATATTGGAATGGTACGTAATCCATCAGGACGAAGCGGTCGAGTTATTAGATGAGGAAGATTTAGATCATGAAGAAATCATTGATTTATACAAAGCAGCAATTGAAGAACAAGATGCAGATGCCCAGTTTGAGCTAGGAGAATATTATAGTACAAACGATGATACACCTTTCCAACCCGAAAAATCGATAAAGTGGTTTGAAGTAGCAGTAAAACAAGGTAATGCAAATGCTCAATATGCACTTGGTAACTATTATTTTGAGGGTATTGGTGTAGAGGAAAATTATGATCGAGCTTTCCAACTGTATGAAGCTGCTGCGAAACAGGGGCATGCCGATGCAGCCAATAACTTAGCTGATATGTATTTTAATGGTGAAAGTGTAGCAGAAAATATGGCGCTTGCTAAGAAATGGTTTGATGTCGCTGCATTACAAGGTGTCGCTGAGGCAATGTTTACACTAGGTATTATGCATGAGCAAGGACTAGGAATGGCTATAGATGAGCAGCAGGCATTTAACTTCTATAAAAAAGCGGCTGAGGCAGGCTATGTTGAAGCGGAATACAGACTTGGTGGAATCTATTTAGAAGGCCATTTAGGGCAAACACGCGATGTAAATCGTGGTTTATATTGGTTTGAAAGAGCTGCTGAGCAATATCATGTAGATGCATTTTATGATTTAGGCTTTATTTGGAGCAAAGGGTTAACAGGTATCCGTAATATTGAAAAAGGTATTCATTGGTTTAAGCAAGCGGCACTTCAAGGAGATCCAGAAGCAAAACTACAACTTGGCCATATTTATAATAAAGGCGAAGGCATACCGCGAAATGTTAAAGAGGCAAAGAAATGGTATGGACTTGCTGCAGAAGCAGGCATAGAAGAAGCTTCCCAATTACTTGAGGAGTTAGATGATTTGTAA
- a CDS encoding protoporphyrinogen oxidase, translating to METIVVLGGGITGLCTMHYLQRQVLEKKIDVKLVLVEKNAYLGGKLHSAYDQGFIMETGADSIVARHKGVMELVQELNFEQELVYNETGVSYIYTNDELHAIPADSTFGIPMSLSSLEASTLVSDAGKQIALQDLTMPNKGFTKESSIGEFLTYYLGEELVQNQIAPVLAGVYSGDLHQLSIASTLPYLIDYKNDYGSIIKGFDANREQFMKASNKKFISFKEGLSSLIDRLEETLTEVEIIKGVATTSVKKHEGQYTITLANNRKLEANHVVLALPNDAVQSLLQDPSLDRYFKEFTTASAITIYLGFDVPDAVLPADGTGFIVSHNSNVQCNAATWTSRKWKHTSTNSKLLVRLFYKSINPAYEKLRKMTDEELAAVALEDVKKSLGIDEKPTVVNVAKWIDQMPKYDLAHHEALKGLTAELAEKYPNLSIAGCSYFGVGIGACIQNGKKIGEELAEKLV from the coding sequence ATGGAAACAATAGTTGTATTAGGTGGCGGAATTACTGGTTTATGTACGATGCATTATTTACAACGTCAAGTATTGGAGAAAAAAATAGATGTAAAACTAGTACTAGTTGAAAAAAATGCTTATTTAGGTGGAAAGCTTCACTCTGCGTATGACCAAGGTTTTATAATGGAAACGGGTGCTGATTCAATTGTTGCTCGGCATAAAGGGGTCATGGAGCTAGTGCAGGAGCTTAATTTTGAACAGGAGCTCGTGTACAACGAAACAGGGGTTTCTTATATCTATACAAATGACGAATTACATGCAATACCAGCAGATTCAACATTCGGTATCCCTATGAGCTTATCTTCTCTTGAAGCGAGTACACTTGTATCAGACGCTGGTAAGCAAATTGCATTACAGGACTTAACGATGCCAAATAAAGGATTTACTAAAGAAAGCTCAATAGGTGAGTTTTTAACGTATTACTTAGGAGAAGAGCTTGTACAAAATCAAATAGCACCAGTATTAGCAGGCGTATATTCTGGAGATCTACATCAACTTTCAATTGCTTCTACACTGCCGTACTTAATTGATTATAAAAATGATTACGGAAGCATCATTAAGGGGTTTGATGCAAATCGCGAACAATTTATGAAAGCTTCCAATAAAAAATTTATTTCGTTTAAAGAAGGCTTATCATCACTGATTGATCGCCTTGAAGAAACATTAACGGAAGTAGAAATTATTAAAGGTGTAGCAACAACAAGTGTAAAGAAACATGAAGGGCAATATACAATTACTTTGGCTAATAATAGAAAGCTTGAGGCTAATCACGTTGTATTAGCGCTACCGAATGATGCGGTGCAAAGCTTATTACAGGACCCATCATTGGATCGTTACTTTAAAGAGTTTACGACAGCTTCTGCCATAACAATTTACTTAGGCTTTGATGTACCAGATGCAGTGTTACCAGCAGATGGAACGGGTTTTATTGTATCGCATAATTCAAATGTGCAATGCAATGCGGCAACGTGGACAAGCCGAAAATGGAAGCATACATCTACTAATAGTAAATTACTTGTACGACTGTTTTATAAGAGCATTAATCCTGCGTACGAAAAATTACGAAAGATGACAGATGAAGAACTAGCAGCTGTCGCATTAGAAGATGTGAAGAAAAGTTTAGGTATTGATGAAAAGCCAACTGTTGTTAATGTTGCAAAGTGGATCGACCAAATGCCGAAATACGATTTAGCACATCATGAAGCATTGAAGGGCTTAACAGCTGAGCTTGCAGAAAAGTATCCCAATTTATCGATAGCAGGTTGCTCTTATTTTGGAGTAGGTATTGGTGCTTGTATTCAAAATGGTAAAAAAATAGGCGAAGAGCTTGCAGAAAAACTAGTATAG
- a CDS encoding globin-coupled sensor protein, translating to MIFQKQKKAMALDLQQYSVTMEVPNSRTLVKQIEMLNLTKIDLQYLKAFKPFVEDNINQIVDRFYGMIGTEQSLVDIINRHSSVDKLKVTLRRHIIEMFNGTIDEEFYKRRVSIAKVHVHIGLRTQWYICAFQDLAISFIDLVEKHVEHPMDQFNTIRAISKISNFEQQLVLEAFESTVERLKENVEREKEAVEKKIVESSEGLAAISQETNASFHQLNNQSHEIKELAKKSLQVSTLAESQAVEGRERLQHQSKNMCNIIQSVDDITDNIKQLTDMSKEMESIMDVVTNIANQTNLLALNAAIEAARAGEAGKGFSVVADEVRKLSSQTKESVTSVAKLLEKTTERTDKLALTLSHIQEEVASGEENMAQTEGQFNKILDAMTQAKCQNDRMEKEVQAVALILNELGLAFNEVTNSADKLASVAQNLN from the coding sequence GTGATTTTTCAAAAACAGAAAAAGGCAATGGCATTAGATTTACAACAATACTCAGTGACAATGGAAGTTCCGAACTCACGAACATTGGTAAAGCAGATTGAAATGTTAAATTTGACCAAAATAGATTTACAATATTTAAAAGCTTTTAAACCATTTGTGGAGGACAACATCAATCAAATCGTCGACCGATTTTATGGAATGATTGGAACTGAGCAAAGTTTAGTAGATATTATTAATAGACATAGTTCTGTAGATAAGTTGAAAGTCACCTTGCGTCGACACATTATTGAAATGTTTAACGGTACAATAGACGAAGAGTTTTATAAAAGACGAGTAAGTATCGCAAAAGTGCATGTACATATCGGGCTTAGAACACAATGGTATATTTGTGCATTCCAGGATTTAGCCATTTCATTTATAGACTTAGTAGAAAAACATGTAGAGCATCCGATGGATCAATTTAACACGATTCGCGCCATCTCTAAAATTTCTAATTTTGAGCAACAGCTTGTATTAGAAGCTTTTGAAAGTACAGTCGAACGTTTAAAGGAAAATGTCGAACGAGAAAAAGAGGCAGTTGAGAAAAAAATTGTGGAATCTTCAGAGGGGCTTGCTGCTATTTCTCAAGAAACAAATGCTTCATTCCATCAATTAAATAATCAATCGCATGAGATTAAGGAATTGGCGAAAAAGTCACTTCAGGTTAGTACGCTCGCCGAAAGTCAGGCGGTTGAAGGTCGGGAACGTTTACAACATCAATCCAAAAATATGTGTAATATTATTCAATCGGTAGATGATATTACAGATAATATTAAGCAATTGACAGATATGTCGAAAGAAATGGAATCGATTATGGATGTTGTAACAAACATTGCAAATCAAACAAATTTATTAGCTTTAAATGCAGCTATTGAAGCAGCTCGTGCTGGAGAGGCGGGGAAAGGCTTTAGTGTTGTAGCAGATGAGGTTCGTAAATTATCAAGTCAAACGAAGGAATCTGTTACATCTGTTGCTAAATTATTGGAAAAAACGACGGAGCGAACGGATAAGCTTGCCCTCACACTTAGCCATATTCAGGAAGAAGTTGCGTCAGGTGAGGAAAACATGGCCCAAACCGAGGGGCAATTTAATAAAATTTTAGATGCCATGACACAAGCGAAGTGTCAAAATGATCGTATGGAAAAAGAAGTGCAAGCTGTGGCACTCATTCTGAATGAGCTTGGCCTTGCATTTAATGAAGTCACAAATTCTGCAGATAAATTAGCGAGTGTTGCCCAAAACTTAAACTAA
- a CDS encoding fatty acid desaturase, with translation MATDKEKTKKLRQDVAPFAKSDTGKSIFQMVNTIVPLIVLWIAGYMLVDVSPWLTAGLSIISAGFVVRTFIIFHDCTHGSFFKSKKANDWVGLVTGVITSFPYEKWKREHTIHHATSSNLDKRGIGDIDMMTVEEYLQCSKGQRLWYRFYRNPLVMFGLGPLYMVLILNRFNRKDAKQKERTNTYVTNIIILGICAGLIYAMGWQAFLLVQGITLFVAGSLGIWLFYIQHTYEDSYFEHDTEWDYVKAAVEGSSYYKLPKLLQWATGNIGFHHVHHLAPRVPNYNLEKAHNETPPLHSATTITLRTSLESLRYKLYDEELGKFVTFKDVNEIIKRKTKGSIAA, from the coding sequence ATGGCAACAGATAAAGAAAAAACGAAGAAATTGCGCCAAGATGTAGCACCATTTGCGAAATCCGATACAGGTAAAAGTATTTTTCAAATGGTCAATACGATTGTTCCGTTAATTGTCCTATGGATTGCTGGTTATATGTTAGTGGATGTTTCACCATGGTTAACTGCAGGTTTAAGTATTATTTCTGCTGGATTTGTCGTTAGAACATTTATCATTTTCCATGATTGTACCCACGGTTCATTTTTCAAAAGTAAAAAAGCTAACGACTGGGTTGGCTTAGTAACTGGGGTAATTACATCTTTCCCGTATGAAAAATGGAAGCGTGAGCATACAATCCACCACGCAACAAGCTCGAACTTAGATAAGCGTGGTATTGGTGATATTGATATGATGACAGTAGAGGAATATTTACAATGTTCTAAAGGCCAACGTTTATGGTACCGTTTTTACCGTAATCCACTTGTAATGTTCGGCTTAGGACCGTTGTACATGGTGTTAATCTTGAATCGTTTTAACCGAAAAGATGCGAAACAAAAAGAACGCACGAACACTTACGTAACGAATATTATTATTTTAGGTATCTGTGCAGGTCTTATTTACGCTATGGGCTGGCAAGCATTTTTATTAGTTCAAGGTATTACTTTATTTGTCGCTGGTTCCCTTGGAATTTGGTTATTTTACATTCAACATACGTACGAGGATTCTTACTTCGAGCACGATACAGAGTGGGATTATGTAAAAGCTGCTGTTGAAGGTAGCTCGTACTATAAACTACCGAAGCTATTACAATGGGCAACAGGCAATATCGGCTTCCACCACGTGCACCATTTAGCACCGCGTGTACCGAATTATAATCTTGAAAAAGCACATAATGAAACGCCACCATTGCACTCAGCTACTACAATTACATTGCGTACAAGCTTAGAATCTTTACGCTATAAATTATACGATGAAGAACTTGGCAAATTTGTAACGTTTAAAGATGTAAATGAAATTATAAAACGAAAAACGAAAGGCAGTATTGCTGCTTAG